The stretch of DNA ctcctcagagtgggcagctcagcagggtgatgagggagctgagccgggggcggggggagcagagttggggagcagggcagagctggctaCTGTCTCTATTTACTGTCTACTTTGAAGGCTTTGGGACAGGCCCGGCCTGTCACTGAGCCACTTCACCCCTTTTCTGCAGtgggccctgggggcagggctcagggcagcagggcaTTCAGGGGGGCACTGCATGTCCTTTTCTCCCCAGGGTCAGTTtcctgggcggggcggggaggagcAATTTTCACATCTTTGGAGGAGAGcgaagggcacatctgcagacactcccccctgcccccacagttgCGGGGGGAGAACCAAAGGCAGAAGTGGGGCAGCTTCTAGGCTCACCCTGATCCCTTCAGTGCTGCAGCAAGGGAGTCctgcccgccccaccccgcccagaGAGCAGGAATCCCCGCATCACCatctcctgcctccttctcttcccagcatgGCCGTGCAGGCCCTGGCGCGGGTGCTGCGCCTCAGGGGCAGTCAGCCAGCTGTGGAGCTAATGGACCAGGAGCGaggctggcagctgctggaggaggcccAGCCCGAGGGGTTCACTCTCCTTAGCAGGTGAGGACAGAGGCTGGAGGAGTCACGTTCTCGCTCTGGAGCccagtggggcagagatgggagggggtggccGGGACCGGGCCGTATTCCGGCATGTGCAGGGTTGTCATGCACACGTCAACACGAACTCTTGTTCTCTCCCAGGGCCATAGTGACCCACCCAAACCTGGCCCTGAAGAGCATCCCAAAgcttctccttcccagcctccaggCCAGCCAGGAGGGCGAACGCATGGCCTGCACCGCCCTGTTCGCAGAGGTGAGCCTGGAAGACCAGGGGGGAGAGTTAGCCAGGCCCAGAAGCTGATGGAACAGGGGACCAATAGCTGGTCAGCCAATGAGAGATGGGCCCGGTGGTGTATTGCTTGAACAGCAGTCGGTACGGATCTATGTCACCTCCTGGCCCCTGATCATACTCCCTTCCCCTTGCTCCTCCTGGCCTCGCCCAGCCCTCTCTGACAGCTCCTTTCGGTCCCTTTAGTTCCTCGGCAGCCCCCTGCTGATGGAGAATGAGCCCAAGGCGATGCGGAAGCAGGTTGTGAAGGCCATGCTGCAGCGGACAGAGGACAGCAACATCCACGTTCGAGGCAGAGCGCTGCACGGCCTCAGGAACGCAGTGACCGAGTTCCCGGACAAGGTGGGTCTGGAATGGCAGGAGACTAGGCAGAGAGGGCTGGGTAGGAAGCGCctggttccccttctccccagcctgtgGCTCCTATGGAGCAGACTAGGCTGTAGGCTGACTTGCCCGGACTCTGCTTACACTCAGGCTGACAGAGCGTTGCTCACCGAGCGGCGTCCAACCCCTTCTCTGCAGGTCAGGAAAAAGCGAGACAAGATCCTGGAGAGTTTTGTCCGCGCCGTGTGCGAATGCTGCGACCCCCGCACCGTtctggaagccatggaagggcTCTGCTGGATGCTGCGGGACCCCAAGGCGCCTCTGAAGGCTCACGTCGCCGTCCCACTGGCCCTGCAGGCGAGAACGTTCTTTGAGGATGTAAGTACCAAGCAGGGCAGGCCCCATGGCGCTATAGGGCACCCCACAGGGGAAGGTGCTCAGGACCTGCCTTCCCGTGGAGGGGGCTCAGTGTCCGATGCAGGCACATTTCTGGATTtgtggggcagctcagctcctctgctagggaaggcagggaTGCAATCATTCTTGGGCCCTGGGCCCACAATtgttcagcagccctggggcccagcaggaaagaggggagtttgcagagaatTGTCCTGTCGTTTGAACTAGCTGAAACCTCTCCGGGCTCCGCAGCTGCCAGGCTGATTCCCAAAGCATGTGAGGGCCTGAGCCTGTCCCCTCTAACCACCCTGCGCCCCCTGTCTGCAGGAGACCAGCGGCCTGAGGCGGGCCTCCATGGAGCTCTTTGGCCACCTCAGCAAATTTGTTTCCAAGAAGTCATCCCTCTTTGGGGCTGAGGTGGAGAAGAGCATGGGGACACTGCTCATCCACCTACAGGACGGGGACCCCCAGGTGGCCCAGGTGAGTGCAGCTGAGGGCTCATaggggcaggggtggctgggggcattCTAACAACATGGCAAGGATGGTGCAAACTCCCCCCTCCAAGCCCCAGATCTCCTCAGTGCTGCCCTGTGGCACCCAGGACCCCCCACTaatccagccctcccccaccccacacagagctctgccagccctCAGAGTGTAGCTGTGGGGTAGATCTGTggggtttccttctcctcctccattccccacagGCACCTCCAGCCTCCCTGCTCAGCCAGCCTCTCCGCGGCTGTGGCTCCATTTTACAGCCTGCCCTGTTTAGTGGCCAGGTCCAGGTCTATCTCTGGCCCCTAGCAAGTGACCTAACCCAAGCAGGGCCACAGGGAAGGGCAGGTCGCTGAGGCCGATTGGGTCTCcattgctgctgccctgccctcacttGTGTGCTAGCTCCTGTCTGGGAATGACCAGTCTTCTGCAGCAATCCCACCACAACCCGTGCCCCAGCCGAGTAGCAGCCCCCGATAGTGCCTGGGATTGAGGGGAGGCCAAGTACGTTGGTCACCGG from Chrysemys picta bellii isolate R12L10 unplaced genomic scaffold, ASM1138683v2 scaf2569, whole genome shotgun sequence encodes:
- the LOC135980296 gene encoding maestro heat-like repeat-containing protein family member 1: PSKAIWRFLGADPMLTREVLHILLYDSPEKGRANPGQTQDRSCPQPARLPPATTYGLWELIGALGQADTLEGREDDLFASCFLAIACPPARHLSGAQQDLPSDTSPRSMAVQALARVLRLRGSQPAVELMDQERGWQLLEEAQPEGFTLLSRAIVTHPNLALKSIPKLLLPSLQASQEGERMACTALFAEFLGSPLLMENEPKAMRKQVVKAMLQRTEDSNIHVRGRALHGLRNAVTEFPDKVRKKRDKILESFVRAVCECCDPRTVLEAMEGLCWMLRDPKAPLKAHVAVPLALQARTFFEDETSGLRRASMELFGHLSKFVSKKSSLFGAEVEKSMGTLLIHLQDGDPQVAQACRVALLQCAPFLSYQPLRTFVQSQLAEGAAPAIPAFLSEACRILVSEIWGVGPAGHGGGKT